The Ptychodera flava strain L36383 chromosome 3, AS_Pfla_20210202, whole genome shotgun sequence region GTCGTCAGGACATAGCCGTCTTTCGTCAGCTCAATTCCTCGCGGTCGTACAGGTGCGCCCTCGCCGAACGCACTGATGACGCCCTTCTTCTGGCTACAAACAATGATCTGCTCGTTGGCCTGGTCGGAGACGTAGCACGTGCCGTCGTCAGAAACGGCGACGTCCATTGGACAGCAAGGCTTGGGGAAACGGCGCCGTCCAAGCTTGATAGCATCATCCGCTTTTCCATACCAATTCAGAATCTGAAGCCGTTGATTCTCTGAGTCTGCGACAACCAAATTTCCGTCGTGGGCCACGCCATACCTAGCGGGGTCCTGAAGCGACCCAGCGCTGGTTGGTCTAAGTCTACATCGAAGTATCTTCTTGCAGCCGCGAGATGTCCGGAAAGGACGGTGTCCGATCGAGCTGGTCCTTGACGTCTTGAACCATCTCATCGAGATGCTTGTCAACTTTCTTGAAAATCGCTTCCACTTGCTTCATTTTTTCATTCGTTCTTGTAGCTCCCAGCGTAAATAGAAGGCGCGATATGCGTTGTAATAGTCAACGCGGTTCGTAAAATTCACAGTGGTATACTATTGGTGAATAAACAACTAACCTGTGACCTCATGCGTATTATGTTGGTAACAAGCGATCTTGAGTTTGGTAAAGCAGACAAGTCCGGTAGTCTACGGTTAAGCCTTTATTAAAAAACCAACGTTTCGACCACACACAGGAGGTCTTCTTCAGGTTCTAAAATAATAACATGAGCGGATAAAAaggattaaaaataaaaaaccaacaacgatacaagacagtgaaatgaaaagaaagatATTGCGTACAAGAGATATAAAAGTAAAGCTGGGCTTTGCGCGTATCATAGGAAATGTAAATCGATGAAACAAGTGTAAAAATACGTAAAATCAAAGCGGGATTCATGCATGTAATAAAAGTTAAGGCAAAACGAGATATTGACAGCAACTGGTGTCTGGAAAGCAGTTTGAACGAGGAAATAACTTACAATACTGGAGAGCTGTAAAAACCGATCGCACTATGATGGTGAGAAAAGGCGAAT contains the following coding sequences:
- the LOC139129895 gene encoding tripartite motif-containing protein 3-like, translated to MRWFKTSRTSSIGHRPFRTSRGCKKILRCRLRPTSAGSLQDPARYGVAHDGNLVVADSENQRLQILNWYGKADDAIKLGRRRFPKPCCPMDVAVSDDGTCYVSDQANEQIIVCSQKKGVISAFGEGAPVRPRGIELTKDGYVLTTDWWQERYCVKKYTKNGELVSEFGLAKSSEDSMGWPLFLAVNSKNQVFVSDQGNNRIRVFDSDGKFLFDFADRDAPDTRKVYGPTGIHIDADDNVYVCDPNRICVLKYDSSVNSYRRSV